In Fervidobacterium thailandense, a genomic segment contains:
- a CDS encoding MFS transporter, translating into MESVDVIIEKYVDRRLQNKLLFFTSLMWMFDAAGVLVLSFTLPKISQEWSLSLLQSANVLSSTFVGMLVGALTVGLVSDLFGRKLSNLLYFLFTVVFTALLGASKSAEHFVVLRFLAGVGYGGLMPSVNAYLAEFMSRSMRGAYLVLLEASWALGSIAIGLVAVLTVENSWRISYYVFLVGLALVPFVLMLPESPRFAFKKYGKSGLERVLRVKVTEDVEELPKTKFLVADILRPPYLSRTIAIWSSWFVVSFVYYTLFSWAPKIFAQKGISDVKSLWFTFFMMVAQLPGYLSAAYFIEKIGRKHSLFIYFVGMAAFSIVWAFVSNTVQLTIAALALSFFTLGVWGLVYAYTPELYPTPLRATGNGMAGVVARIAGIFAPQYGGYMLSKGNSLFQIFLWLSVLSVVASLVVMCFGIETKNKEIK; encoded by the coding sequence AACAAGTTACTCTTTTTTACCTCACTGATGTGGATGTTCGATGCCGCCGGTGTTCTCGTCCTCTCGTTCACCTTACCGAAGATTTCTCAAGAATGGTCGCTTTCGCTCCTGCAAAGTGCGAACGTGCTAAGTTCCACGTTCGTGGGTATGCTCGTGGGTGCATTGACCGTGGGGTTGGTGAGCGATTTGTTCGGACGTAAGTTATCCAACCTGCTCTATTTCTTGTTCACGGTTGTCTTCACAGCTCTCTTAGGTGCAAGCAAATCGGCCGAGCACTTTGTTGTCTTGAGGTTCTTGGCCGGTGTAGGTTACGGTGGCTTAATGCCTTCGGTGAACGCTTATCTGGCCGAATTCATGTCGCGTTCGATGAGGGGTGCGTACCTTGTTCTTTTGGAAGCCAGTTGGGCATTAGGGAGCATCGCGATCGGCCTTGTCGCCGTTTTAACGGTCGAAAATTCCTGGAGGATCAGCTATTACGTGTTCCTGGTGGGGCTGGCACTCGTTCCATTTGTGCTTATGCTACCAGAATCTCCACGTTTCGCGTTTAAAAAGTACGGTAAATCGGGACTTGAAAGGGTGCTCAGAGTGAAGGTTACCGAAGATGTGGAGGAACTACCTAAAACAAAATTCTTGGTGGCCGATATACTCAGGCCTCCGTACCTTTCACGCACAATTGCAATTTGGAGTTCCTGGTTTGTTGTCAGTTTTGTTTACTACACACTGTTTTCCTGGGCGCCCAAGATTTTTGCGCAGAAAGGAATTAGCGATGTCAAATCCCTGTGGTTCACGTTCTTCATGATGGTGGCTCAACTTCCCGGATACCTTTCAGCGGCGTACTTCATCGAGAAAATCGGCAGAAAACACTCCTTGTTCATCTACTTCGTGGGAATGGCGGCGTTTTCGATCGTTTGGGCTTTTGTCTCAAATACGGTTCAGCTCACCATAGCCGCTTTGGCGCTTTCGTTCTTCACGCTCGGTGTTTGGGGACTGGTGTACGCTTACACTCCAGAGCTCTACCCAACACCCTTGAGGGCTACAGGGAACGGTATGGCTGGGGTGGTTGCGCGCATAGCGGGTATATTCGCGCCTCAATACGGAGGCTACATGCTTTCAAAAGGAAATAGTTTGTTCCAGATTTTCTTGTGGCTCTCGGTCTTATCCGTCGTTGCTTCACTGGTTGTCATGTGTTTTGGTATTGAAACGAAAAACAAGGAGATTAAATAA